The Lathyrus oleraceus cultivar Zhongwan6 chromosome 5, CAAS_Psat_ZW6_1.0, whole genome shotgun sequence genome includes the window AAAAGAAAACAAAGCCTTCAATTATTCTTGGACATTGGGGATGCTATTAAAGACTAGAAAACGGTTGCACAACCTGCAAGTAACAACAGTTGCCAATATTAAATACCACCCTTTAAcaaaaattaattcaaaatattaatattttactAAAAGACAATTACTTAAATGTAACATTTTTTATCAATAAAAATTGAGCACTAGTTAATTAATACCTGAATGAGAAAGAGTATGGTTTCCAATTGTGGTCGCATATGTGGTTGGGGATGTTACAATTACGGTAAGACATAACAATATAACTCTGAGTTGGATAATTAGGACATCAGTACTTACCCCAAATAAGttctatttattttattatttaattttttattttaattttagtgatttagaatattaaatatatCGTTAATATTTTTGATATcttaatttatatttattatctaaaatattttaaatgtattaaattttttaaattttttttattttttattatttataatataatttgattttaaaaatataattattttattaaaatataattttattaaataGAGGATGGTAGAGCAGAGATATTCAAATCTGTTTAGGATGAATTTGAGTTTTAATTCTCTACTTTCAATAAGGATTGAGATAAAGAACAAAAATTTATTTGAGATTCGGATTTGTGTTTAGTGAAGAAAAAAACGTTTTAATCAATCTTATTGACATGCCTAATTGCGATTGTTACTTTGCGTATTAGAGCGAAAAATTGCGGTTGTTACTTTGCGTATTAGAGCGAAAACTATCGCATATGTAATATTGCGGCCATAGTTACGAATTTAAAAGCATGAGATAGACATTTAAGTGTATAGGAAATGTGAAGAGATAGAAAGCAGTAACTTTATCTGGCAGCAGTATAATATTTATTGATCACTTTTCTCTATTCCCATGGGCGAAAATCTGCCTTTCCCTTTACCATCTCTCATTTAGCTTGTGATTACGATCTCGAATCTTTCGTTTTCAtcttttctttatttttcttctttaacgtgtctttctttcttctttttttacTTCCTTCTTCATCTAACTATTCTGTCACAGTATCAATGTGAATGTTTGATCACGATCGCGATAAAAAGAACCAACACATCCCCACTTCTCTTTTTAGAAAACCAAGTACGTACCCTACTTGATCGCTTTTTTAAATCACCCACCTACTGTGCTTTTTTATTGTATTCTTGGTCTCCCAAAACATTCTACCATGTCAGTAACATGTACTATTTCGTCTGTTTCATGTATTTTACTAACTTTATTTTGTACCATTAAACTGAAAACTAACTTTAGCAATAAAAATTTACACAGTAAATAGAGtaaccaaacaaaacaaaacaaaacgTTGAATATTACTAGTATTATTTTTATTCATGCCTAACAAGAACACTGAATAAAGAAATTAACAAAATAACTATATAATCTGTATAGTTAATAGTTAATTAATCATATGATTCTAGTAATTAAAATTTGCGAATGGCACGATTAGTGCGAACATGGGTAGTAGTTTCAAACACAGGCAAATCCTCAGAATAATACCTATCATTTCCCATCGAAACTAAGTGATCGAGCTCGAAGAGATCTGAACTTGAACTACTTGCCACGTCATCTTCATCTTTCTCATTTTTTCTCATAGAAAAATCTCTCAAAAGCTTCCGATTAAGATGAAACTCTCTTAAAACTTCGTCCACTCTCTTGTTCATATTGTTCATATTCAAAGCGCTTTCTTCTTTCTTCTTACTCACTGTTCGTCCAATTTTCCATGCTGCTGGAACAGACAATGCAGTTAGATTTGAATCTTCTCCTCCATGCAAACATTTGTTACCGCAAACTCGATTATCTTCGTCAACAATCACACTTACCGGACAAAATCGCACCGTTCTTTTAGCACCATTACGTGGTTTATCTCTTGATGTAGATGAGTTTTTACTCAAACAAGAACGCGAAAACGAAGAAGCTGAAGAACAAGTTGAAGTTTGTTCCAATTTACCTTTTGTCTCTGCATTCATATATTCATGAGAAGAAACGGTTTTTGTTTTCTTAGTGTTTATGAAAAGTGAGTTGAGAAAACTTGTGAGTTTTCCACCCGGTGAGATTGGTTGCTTCACCTTTTTGAGATTGTTGTAAAGCTTCATCGCCCTTGATTTTGATTTGATGAACGTATCCTCTTCGTTTCTCGCAATGCTTCTCTCTGGAAGAACGGTTGTTTTCACCGGCTTCGGCTTCGAATGGGCGAAACACGGATTTAGTGTTTTTGCTCTGTACATTGATTCTGTATCGGAGGAAGATGATAATAAACCGGAACTTGAATCTGAAGAGCTTGAAGCCGAACTGAAGAACATAACATCTTGATCACGATCACGATGTGTTCCGATTTTCAAGCGAAGATTTGGTTCTTCTTCATGGAATCTATTGCATTTAGCATTGATTTTGGTCATTTTGTTAACCGTTGATTCTGTGTAGAATTTCTTATCAGAGCTTTTACTCTCTTCTTCGTCAATGGAACTGTAAATCTTGTCGAGAATAATGGAAGAGAAAGAGGGGGTTTCAATTTCAGTTTGGTTGTGAAACTGAAACCGTTTTTCTCTACGCGTGTTCTCAAACTTATACATGTTTAATAAAACACAACTATGAAATGAAATGATGAAATAAGAAACAGGAAAAAGTATTATTGGGGTGGGAGTGGGGTAGAGATTTTCAGCTAGATAAAATAATACTAGTAATAATGATACAGAAGGTTTTGTGTGGGGATGGAAGAAGAAAACGTGAAGAGAGTAATTGATTCGTTGTGTAAAGagaaaaaaatgagaaaaagaGTGATGAGAAGAGAGTGGCACGCTTTGGAGTTTAGAAGAATGAATGAATGCGAAAGGAACAGAAGAAAACAGAGGCTTTTAAAGGTGTTATCGATCACGCGCGTGCATCTAAATCTTCTTCTTTCAATGGGCGTAACACTCGCATATGCCAACGTGGCATTCCTTTCTTACAAGAATTCAAAGGGTTTGattatcaaataaaaaactaaataTCATATTAGTACTACTTTACAATTTtacataaattaaaaaaatataaaaaataaaagaataataattttatcaaattatttttttaattattgatATATTCAAATTATCAATaataaaaagtacaaaaataataaattaaagaATATAATTGaaacataaaataaaaattgTATTGAAAATTTAAATTAAcatttatattaaaataaataagtagatgatagaaaaataaaaaaaacaccATTATACTTTATAATTTTTTatctttgaattttttttgacaATTTATCATCCATCACTAGTATATAAATACATTAAAAAATCTgttttaatttattattaataaaataatatctGATAATTATTATACAGGAATCTTTTTTGattgaaaatattttttaactttATTTTTCTTTTGACAGTGTATTTGTAGTTTGTCTTTAATTGCATTGgttgttttaatttatttttctattatttttatcttaatttattttaaattaaataaatttatataTGTATTTAACTTCATATTTTTATTTTCCTTCCTATCAAACGGATAGAAAATAATTTGATTCTCtattttttttaactttgttttTATAAAATTAGTTCCCTTATATATCCTTCATGAATAAAACAAAGTGTAAAAGAGATAAAATATGAATTATTctaatttatttttcttattaattaaaatttaattttattcTTTTCAAATTTAAATTGGATCTCTCGATTTTTTTAATACTAAAATTAAATCTTcatttttagtttttaaaaaataatataacGGATTTGTTTTGTCATTATTAAGGTGAAAACAATcttaaaattataataaaaaagGAAGGAAAGTTATATAAATAATTGACAGTCTAATTGTTTGGGAGTAATTTTATGAATGAGTTAGGCATTCAAATTTCAACTATTATTAGAATTATTATGTATGTTTTGTTTCCTTATTTCTTCATTTGAAAATTCGTTTAAGAATTTCACCACAATTTGTAAATTTTGAATCAAATCTTGATAAACAAGaattaatctttctgattgaATACTCATattgttcttcactcttcactcaAATGAATCAACTAATCCTGATAGTAAGATTATTCTCGTTGCACAATTGTTAAtggaagaagaaagaaaaaatgaaattgaagaagaaagaAATTAAGGTTTATGCAAAATAAATGAAGAAAAGATTTTCAGTAGATTTTCTCTCTGCTCTCAAAGCTGAGATTTTATTCTTTGTAACTGCAAGTTCTTCATTGTATTACAATGATAGaggttactccctatttatagatttgGGTTTGCTTGCTCCTTAAGTAAAGCCCAAAATACATAATTTTGCTAACACTACAAAATTAGACCTGAGTCGAAATTCCTGTCGAGGTACACTACTTCGACGCTTCGATATTTACACCGTTCGACACCtccttgcttctgtcgagcaacatgcttcgacacaaggaattataattcaacacgccacctaattcattgtgtctaagctattTACATTCACTATAGACCTTAATTTCTTGAACACTTTGATCTTCATTCCTTTCGTCATTAcgtctgcaatctgattctcagttctgcagtgttccaagTTCAGTTTCTCTTCTGCCACatgctctcgaagataatggaacatcATTTCAATGTGCTTGCTTTGTCCATGTGCTATCGAATTCTTTGCCAGATTGATAGcagacatgttgtcgatcttctTGGTAATCACTCCATGATTTTTCCATATAATCTCTTTTACCAAATTCATCAcccatgttgcttgacatgcatagagagaagcaactatgtattATGTTTCACATGACGACAATGCTACTACTGGTTCTTTTCTTGAACTCCAAGaaactggtgcaccacctagcatgAACACATATCCAGCTGCGAATTTTttatcctcaacatcactacaccaacttgagtcggtgtatctCACTAACTTGCAGTCTTCTCCTTTGTTGGTTGTAGGAGACAAAATTCCATAATCAAGAGTTCCTTCtagataccttagtatcctcttcgtcgctgttggatgtgatacctttggcttctgcatgaatctactcaccatacctacattgtagGCTAAATCAGGTCTTATGTGACAAAGGTATTAAAGTGATCCAATAAGTCTTTTGTATTGTgttggatcgacatcatcttTATCTGTGTCTTTCGACAGTTTCAATTTGGGCTCATCTGAAGTCGAAGTTGGCTTGCAATCTTGCATCTaaaatctcttgagtatttcgcccGCATATCTTCTTTGGTTCATCATTAATCCTCTACTGCTCTTGTAGAATTTGATATCAAGGAAGTATGAGAGATTTCCCAaatctgacatttcaaacttctcacttaggtcatgtttgaaatcttcaatcttcttcttacaactacctgttatcatcaagtcatcgacatagagacataaTATAAGAAATTCACgattgcttcttcttacatatacttcATGCTCAATAGTGCATTTCACAAATTCCTTCTCTCTTAGGAAATTGTCTATCTTCTCATTCCAAGATCTTGGAGCTTGGTTAAGTCCATGCAGAGCTTTATGCAGCATGTATACCTTACTTACTTTGCCATGTTCCACAAATCCAACTAGTTGTgcaacatacacttcttcatctAATGGACCATTcaggaatgcatatttcacatccatctggCATG containing:
- the LOC127087887 gene encoding protein BIG GRAIN 1-like B; the protein is MYKFENTRREKRFQFHNQTEIETPSFSSIILDKIYSSIDEEESKSSDKKFYTESTVNKMTKINAKCNRFHEEEPNLRLKIGTHRDRDQDVMFFSSASSSSDSSSGLLSSSSDTESMYRAKTLNPCFAHSKPKPVKTTVLPERSIARNEEDTFIKSKSRAMKLYNNLKKVKQPISPGGKLTSFLNSLFINTKKTKTVSSHEYMNAETKGKLEQTSTCSSASSFSRSCLSKNSSTSRDKPRNGAKRTVRFCPVSVIVDEDNRVCGNKCLHGGEDSNLTALSVPAAWKIGRTVSKKKEESALNMNNMNKRVDEVLREFHLNRKLLRDFSMRKNEKDEDDVASSSSSDLFELDHLVSMGNDRYYSEDLPVFETTTHVRTNRAIRKF